One Setaria viridis chromosome 5, Setaria_viridis_v4.0, whole genome shotgun sequence genomic region harbors:
- the LOC117856968 gene encoding cytosolic sulfotransferase 18 yields the protein MAHPNNEGSSAESHIDDLVSKLPPKEGLVLYKNYWLWPQTAKNIMLLQDIFKPRHDDIILATNPKCGTTWLKALAFTITTRHRYNFHDHPLLTHHPQEVVPFLEIPTNEDLSYVETLPSPRLVSTHMPMSLLPGSIASHGCRIVYICREPKDAFVSLWHFLKRIHGGHAPDLDSMFNRFCEGSLPSGPFWNHCLEYWKESIASPDRILFLKYEDMMSDPVRYAKKLALFLGVPFTGEEEEDGVHEQVVRLCSFEMLSGLEANRAGNLKLRPRPNVVYEKSAFFRRGKVGDWVNYMSEEMGRKLDYIMEEKLKGSGLVL from the coding sequence ATGGCTCATCCCAACAACGAGGGAAGCTCAGCCGAGAGCCACATTGATGATCTTGTGTCCAAACTTCCACCAAAAGAAGGCTTGGTGCTCTACAAGAACTATTGGCTGTGGCCACAGACCGCCAAAAACATCATGCTCCTCCAAGACATCTTCAAGCCTCGCCACGACGATATCATCCTCGCCACAAACCCCAAGTGTGGCACCACATGGCTCAAGGCACTTGCCTTCACTATCACCACCCGCCACCGTTACAACTTCCATGACCACCCGCTCCTCACCCATCATCCACAGGAGGTAGTGCCTTTCCTGGAAATTCCTACAAATGAGGACCTAAGCTATGTTGAGACGCTTCCCTCCCCGAGGCTTGTGTCTACCCACATGCCCATGTCACTTCTTCCTGGATCCATAGCTAGCCATGGTTGTCGTATTGTTTATATTTGCCGAGAGCCCAAGGATGCCTTTGTGTCATTGTGGCATTTCTTGAAAAGGATACATGGAGGACATGCTCCTGACTTGGACTCCATGTTCAATAGGTTTTGCGAGGGTTCTTTGCCCAGTGGGCCCTTTTGGAACCATTGTCTCGAGTACTGGAAAGAAAGCATCGCGAGCCCTGATAGGATTCTTTTCCTGAAATATGAAGACATGATGTCAGATCCTGTGAGGTATGCCAAGAAACTTGCATTGTTCCTCGGTGTCCCATTCAccggcgaggaagaagaggatggtgTTCATGAGCAGGTGGTAAGGTTGTGCAGCTTTGAGATGCTTAGTGGCTTGGAGGCTAATAGGGCCGGAAACTTGAAGCTCCGTCCAAGACCCAATGTGGTCTACGAGAAATCAGCCTTCTTCAGGAGAGGCAAGGTAGGTGATTGGGTAAATTATATGAGTGAAGAGATGGGGAGAAAGTTGGATTACATCATGGAAGAGAAGCTCAAGGGATCCGGCCTTGTGTTATGA
- the LOC117856606 gene encoding uncharacterized protein, whose product MAQAMEESATNSHGTDDPLSKLPTREGWAQPLVLYKNYWLRPRFAATIMRLQNTFEARHDDIVLATNPKCGTTWIKALAFAITNRSRYEFGNHPLLFRHPQDVVPLIEIPRDGGMTYVETLPSPRLLATHIPLSLFPNSLATCDCHIVYVCRDPKDALVSRWHFENKVHRERSIDFEAAFNMFSEGFSGHGPFWEHCLEYWRESIACPNRILFLKYEDMMSEPVKHVIRLATFLRVPFSIKEEEDGIPEEVVRLCSFDKLSSLDTNKTGELVRPGNLIIEKSVFFRKGKVGDWVNHMSQEMGRKLDCIVEEKLKGTGLLACFSPLASNEHQRLAAMADIENPGGGGGVVDARPDPDRRCAPQLCMVGALIAFCVLSMLFYRAHRAAGLGVRVVAVVLLVLGAMAHGIPPRWLLLRFRRRRCVYGNIEGKLQADEEPLLPVREFIDPSMAQVMEGSATNSHGTDDPLSKLPTREGWSEPLVLYKNYWLRPRFAATIMRLQNTFEARHDDIVLATNPKCGTTWIKALAFTITNRSRYEFGNHPLLFRHPQEVVPFLEIPRDGDMTYVETLPSPRLLATHMPLSLFPDSLASCGCRTVYVCRDPKDALVSWWHFKSKVIRERSVDFEAAVNMFSEGFSNYGPFWEHCLEYWRESVACPNRILFLKYEDMMLEPIKYVIRLATFLGVPFSIKEEEDGIPEEVVRLCSFDKLSSLDTNQTGDQVRIGNLIIEKSVFFRKGKVGDWVNHMSQEMGRKLDCIVEEKLKGTDLVL is encoded by the exons ATGGCACAAGCCATGGAGGAAAGCGCCACAAATAGCCACGGTACTGATGATCCTCTATCCAAACTTCCGACGAGGGAGGGGTGGGCGCAGCCATTGGTGCTCTACAAGAACTACTGGCTCCGTCCACGTTTCGCTGCAACCATCATGCGCCTCCAGAACACCTTCGAAGCTCGCCACGACGACATCGTTCTCGCAACGAACCCCAAGTGTGGCACCACGTGGATCAAGGCCCTCGCCTTCGCAATCACCAATCGCTCCCGGTATGAGTTTGGCAATCACCCTCTTCTCTTCCGTCATCCCCAGGACGTGGTGCCATTAATCGAGATCCCTCGAGATGGTGGCATGACCTATGTAGAGACACTCCCATCTCCAAGGCTTCTTGCCACCCATATACCCCTCTCGTTGTTCCCAAATTCCTTAGCTACTTGTGATTGTCATATTGTGTACGTTTGTCGAGATCCAAAGGATGCCCTTGTGTCCCGGTGGCACTTCGAGAATAAGGTTCATAGGGAGCGTAGCATTGACTTTGAGGCTGCTTTCAACATGTTTTCCGAAGGTTTCTCAGGCCACGGACCTTTTTGGGAGCATTGCCTCGAGTACTGGAGGGAGAGCATCGCATGCCCTAACAGGATTCTTTTTCTCAAGTACGAAGATATGATGTCAGAACCAGTGAAGCATGTCATCAGACTTGCAACATTCCTCCGTGTCCCCTTCAGtatcaaggaagaagaagatgggataccTGAGGAGGTGGTGAGGTTGTGCAGCTTTGATAAGCTTAGCAGCTTGGACACCAACAAGACAGGTGAACTGGTCCGGCCTGGCAACCTAATTATTGAGAAGTCAGTGTTCTTCAGGAAAGGGAAGGTGGGGGATTGGGTGAATCACATGAGCCAAGAGATGGGGAGAAAGCTAGATTGCATTGTGGAAGAGAAATTGAAGGGAACTGGCCTT CTCGCTTGCTTTTCCCCCCTAGCTAGTAACGAACACCAAAGGCTAGCTGCTATGGCGGACATCGAgaaccccggcggcggcggcggcgtcgttgaTGCGAGGCCGGATCCCGACCGTCGATGCGCGCCGCAGCTGTGCATGGTTGGCGCGCTCATCGCCTTCTGCGTCCTCTCGATGCTCTTCTACCGCGCTCATCGGGCGGCCGGCCTGGGCGTTCGCGTGGTGGCTGTGGTCCTGCTGGTCCTgggggccatggcccatgggatTCCTCCtcgctggctgctgctgcgttttcgtcgtcgtcgttgtgtCTACGGAAATATAGAGGGGAAACTGCAAGCCGACGAGGAGCCGCTGCTGCCGGTGCGAGAGTTCATCGATCCAT CTATGGCACAAGTCATGGAGGGAAGCGCCACAAATAGCCACGGCACTGATGATCCTCTATCCAAACTTCCAACGAGGGAGGGGTGGTCGGAGCCATTGGTGCTCTACAAGAACTACTGGCTCCGTCCACGTTTCGCTGCAACCATCATGCGCCTCCAGAACACCTTCGAAGCTCGCCACGACGACATCGTTCTCGCAACGAACCCCAAGTGTGGCACCACGTGGATCAAGGCCCTCGCCTTCACAATCACCAATCGCTCCCGGTATGAGTTTGGCAATCACCCTCTTCTCTTCCGTCATCCCCAGGAGGTGGTGCCATTCCTCGAGATCCCTCGAGATGGTGACATGACCTATGTAGAGACACTCCCATCTCCAAGGCTTCTTGCTACCCATATGCCCCTCTCGTTGTTCCCAGATTCCTTAGCTAGTTGTGGTTGTCGTACTGTGTACGTTTGTCGAGATCCAAAGGACGCTCTTGTGTCCTGGTGGCACTTCAAGAGTAAGGTCATTAGGGAACGTAGTGTTGACTTTGAGGCTGCTGTCAACATGTTTTCCGAAGGTTTCTCAAACTACGGACCTTTTTGGGAGCATTGCCTCGAGTACTGGAGGGAGAGCGTCGCATGCCCTAACAGGATTCTTTTTCTCAAGTATGAAGATATGATGTTAGAACCAATAAAGTATGTCATTAGACTTGCAACATTCCTCGGTGTCCCCTTCAGtatcaaggaagaagaagacgggaTACCTGAGGAGGTGGTGCGGTTGTGCAGCTTTGATAAGCTTAGCAGCTTGGACACCAACCAGACAGGTGACCAGGTCCGGATTGGTAACCTAATTATTGAGAAGTCAGTGTTCTTCAGAAAAGGAAAGGTGGGGGATTGGGTGAATCACATGAGCCAAGAGATGGGGAGAAAGCTAGATTGCATTGTGGAAGAGAAATTGAAGGGAACTGACCTTGTGCTCTAA